The window ATGTGTCTGATATTTGGAATGGGATTGAAATGAATGCTTCAACAAAGCAAGTTCATGCTAGACCTTCAAGCCTCCCTACTCAGGCAATGCATacaatcttttcatttttaattttggtattAGTTATCAATAATACATTActaattattctttcattatgtttcaaaaacatataacttttttttttaatttgataagaTAATACTAAGACCTCATCTGCTAGGGTAAATTAAAGGAACaacaatatttgatttaatgaaaatctaattaattgaCATACGGTTGTTGTCTTGGCAGGGTTGGGAGGATGACGATATTTTAGAAATGCTTTTTGGAGATGGTTGATCATATTCATCATAGAGGAAGTGCTAGTGAATATTATCGTTAAGACTCAATATGTGAAGATCAAAAATTTCTTGTGAGTTGAAAGAATGTATTATTGTGTTAGGTTAATTTAGGAATATCTTCATGGATCCATCTCTTTATACAATGTCGTGAACTTCAATCAATAACATCTCTGGATAACTATTTTGACTCTTtgttagttttcataaattaaacttataattggTATTACTTcaatttattggttttttttatttatgttgcAGCTTGCCTTTTaggattaattttaaaaggtCCAAACCaagttttggaaaaaaaaagagagatgttatcaaaatataccaaataaacaaaaatatttataaaatataacaaaattttaaataaatactaataGATAAATGttctatcaatgaaattgaatctaaaattttgttataataggtaaatatttttaacatttttgtcatttataatAACTTTACGaaaaaagtcttttttttttttaagaagaagaattacgTGTTTCCAACATGTAAgctaaagaaataataaacctaaattaaaaatgagtaTAAAGATAAATTGCACGACAAAtgaccaaaaaaaattcaaattttcgtAACCGTCTATAATGCAAGCATCAAGCTAAAAAGataataacttaaattaaaaattgctCATAAAAAATGTGCATACGACAAAGGttcaaaaaagagaaagaagaaaatggtaaGTTTCAACAAAACAATCCAAATACAAAAGGGAAGCaagctaaaaaataatatatataaatttaaaatgtctcGTAAAAAGTTGTTGTACTCGCACAACAAAAgactaagaaaaaaatctaCACACTTGTtcttaaaacaagaaaataaaaaagaaagatccAACGAAAATGAAACTAGAAGACACATACATGTTATATTATGGTGTTGagtaatatagaaaaattgatttcGAGACGctcaatttctcttaaatcctctcaaatttacaaaataaaaaatcactccataagaaatgataaagaaaaaataattacaatgaatttagaaatcaaacaagaaaaaattaaggaaaaagaagaaacacaAAAGAGCAAGAAGGGAAGAGTTGATAAGCAAATAGACACCATAAAGTTTTAAAGAGAGGAtgaaaagaatcaaatcaaacagaataagaaaataaattccaCAATTAttcacataaataaaatatcaccgactaaaaaagtatagaaagaaagaaaagaaaaaagaaaaaacagagtaccgaaaataaaaatctcataacaaaatacaaatttcaaaacaatctcTAAGACAGAATGCAAAGCTGAAagaataaattcaaattaaaagtatatctAATAGAAAGATATCGAACAAACaattaatgacaaaaaataaaagaaaaaaacaaaatttcaaaacaaatcatAATGCAAGCAAGCtgataataaatatgttaattaaatGTCTCCTGAAAAACCTACCACAACACTGcccaaaacaagaaaaaaaaaatcaattttttcaaaaaaaaaaataatccaatTAAAATGCAAGCAagctaaaaaagaataaatttaaattaaagaaagaaacatttttaaaaataataaaataaattaaaatatttacaacttatagcaaaattttgtattctatCACTACAACATATGAATGACTGTCATggatagaatttgttatatgttgtaaatattttgtaaaatcaactatttttaaaaattttccttaaaGAAATATCTCACAAAAAGTCATGGTCGTCGGTGcaaaggacaaaaaaaaaaaaactcaaaatttcaaaagaatctGTAACgcaaaaatacaaactaaaagataatagatctaaattaaaaatatatcataaaaagACATTGCACACTAAAGgactaagaaaaaaatctaCACATTTTCtaacaagaaataaatataatagtgATTATTGAATGTCATAGTTATGAGCAagatttaattagaaaataaaaaagcccAACAAGAATTAAACTAGAAGACATGTAATGTCTCTATTAAGGTGGggtaatatagaaaaattgattcTCCCACcaccaatttttcttaaattgcctcaaacttaaaaagaacaatcttgatgaaaaaaagttataatacaTCCCTaaatcaaataagaaaattttcaaaaaatatttttaaaaaatagaaaaacgtGAGAGGAAAAATTGGTGAGATTGAATATGGAGTTATCTGTATCAAATCCAAGAAGATGAgatcaatattaattgatgAAATTAGATACCAAAAATACATGTAATtagaaacataataaaaatttaattaattttaagaaaagggTTTACGGTTTGGTTAAATTCACCTATGAATTCACGATTAGAGGTTTCCCACTACGATGATCATGTGTTCTTAATTTGTTTCCAACTTCGAAATGATTGCATCGTTATCAGTTCAGTAGTTCGACCTCAATTGCATCGTTGTCAGTTCAGCCGTTGCAAGAGATTATTGCAAACTCCACTAAAACTCAATATGGTGGACCTGCCCAAACTCTCTCTTTGTATTCCAAACCATATACGAAGAGGATCGACAATCTCAAAATGCCGAATGGATACCAACCACCCAAGTTCCAACAGTTTGATGGAAAAGGTAACCCAAGACAACATGTTGCTCACTACATTGAAACATGTGAAAATGCTGGTACAAGAGGAGATTTGTTGGTAAAACAGTTTGTTCGAATGCTGAAAGAAAACGCCTTCGACTGGTACATCGACTTGGAACATGAATCCATTGACAGTTGGGAGCAGCTTGAAGGAGACTTTCTCAATCGCTTCTACAACACTCGACGTATCATCAACATGATGGAGTTGACAAATACCAAACGACGGAAGGGTGAGTCAGTCATCGACTACATAAACGATGGAGAGTTCTAAGCTTGGATTGCAAAGACAGACTCACAAAAATGTCTGCAGTTGAGATGTGCACCCAAGACATGCATTGGGAACTTCTCTATATTTTGCAAGGGTTAACTACGAACGTGTGAAGAGTTGGCCACTCATGCCCATGATATGGAACTAAGTATCACACGTAGATGAGCAAAAGATTTCTTGGTTCAAAAAATGAGGAGTGACAAGAATGGAATTGATGACACTAAAATGATTGCAAATATTGTCATAAATGAGTCTGGTTGTTCATGCAACCCCTTTgaaatttttctctaaaagaaaagaaacaaaaattgaaggaaagCATGATAGCGAGGAAAAACGATGCTTAACTcttaaagaaagataagaaaaagttTATCCATTTCCTGACTCAGATGTTACAGACATGTTAGAGCAGCTGCTAGAGAAGCAACTTATTCAACTGCCAGAATGCAAACGATTGGAACAAACAGGAAAAGTAGATGATCCTAAATACTGCAAGTACCATAGGGTCATTAGTCACCCTGTTGGAAAGTGTTTCGTATTGAAGAAGTTGATTCTAAAGTTAGCTCGTGAAAAAAAGATCGAGCTGAATATTGATGAATTAGCTGAGACGAATCATGTTGCAGTCAAGATAACTTCAAGTGTTCCACCATCAACATAACTTTATCATTAAAGGAAAAGCTTAATTAAGTTTGTGACTTTTGAACCTATAGTTGTCCAATTCCAACAAAGAATCGTGACGACAAACtcccaaaacaaaacagagCTTGTTGAAGATGATGACGAAGGATGGATAGTTGTGACTCATCGAAAAGGAAGacaaccaaatttcattcaaaaggAGCCGTCATTCCGTCAAAAGCATGCAAAAGGAAGCATCTACCAAAAAATAaagggaaaaataaacaagaagaTGTGGAAGCCCAAACgtgtgaaagaaaaagatgaggACTTTTGCCGGCATCCATGGTCAACAACTTTGATAGAATTCCTCCCAGAAAGCTTTTTTGGTGTTCGTCTCAGGGAAATATTAAAAGTCATTGCATGTCATGTTGTCAATATAACAGAAGTCGACAACAATTATGCATCTTCTAAAGAAATCGACAATTCGAATGAAATTAAGCAAATGACTTCTGTCTTTGATCGTATCAAGCCTTCAACTACTCGATTTTCAGACTTTCAAAGATTGAATATGGccacaaaagaagaaaatcaatgtCCAACGTCTACTTCCACTCTAACTTCAGCTTTCAAAAGGCTAAGTATCTCCCCATCGAAGAAAGATCAACCTTCAACATCTATTTTTTATGGACTAAAGATGACAAGTGATCAcatgaaaaagagatgaaaactttAAAGGTAAAATCACttcatgaagaaaacaatgaCAAGAAGATTCACAGTCGTGTCCCATCACGCATGAACAGGAGGTTGTCTGTTGACATTAACATAGAAGGTCCCTTGATCATGAAGCCAAGACTTATTATATTCACCAATTCCACAAATGAAGAAGGAGCTTAAACTGCATGATGCTCTAGTCCACAAAAGCTTAAACGTGTTACAGCAGCCGCCGTCATCTACATCTTCGACGTGCTGCAGCAGCCGCCgtcatctgcatcttcgacgTGCTGCAGCAGTCGCCgtcatctgcatcttcgacgTGCTGCAGCAGTCGCCgtcatctgcatcttcgacgTGCTGCAGCAGTCGCCgtcatctgcatcttcgacgTGTTGCAGCAGTCGTAGTTATCTCCATCTTCGATGTTcggatctccatctccatcttcaatGTGCCACAGTCAATCAGATCTCCATCTTCATCTCCGTCTTCGATGTGTTGCAGCATCTTCAACGTGTTGCAGCAGTCGTCGTCATCTGCATCTTTGATGTGCAGATCTCCATTTCCATCTTCGATATGCAGATTTTCATCTCCATTTTCGTCTTCCATGTGTCGTAGACGATCGaatcttcatctccattttcGGGTTCGATCAAGCTTGGTGTGCTCCACATTCAAACGataaaagtgagaaaaaattattgaaaagaaaaaaaaagataaagaaataaagacaaaaaaagtaaaaacaaaaaataattttaaaaaatgaaaataagtaaaacgaaaaaaaacaaaaaaaaagagagaaaaacaactgttttaaaaacaaagtaattGAACTCATAGCCAACCCAATGCAAACCCTTGATGAATTATAATTCACTTCATATAGCATTTTAACCACACTTATATCCAAATGCATAGTGTGATTAATTTGACATGTTAACTGAACTCAAAGTCAAGAACAAATcacttatattttttgtttcagcTTAACGTTTTCGTGATTCGTCCACTCGTACATGTGTACAAATCTCAAAAAGGAGACATTtgttgagcaagaaatttcggtcaattaaattttgtcatgtcatcacaacaaaatggtggtgattataatttgattggattttGGGTAATCAAGTTTTCTCATAGCCAACCCAATGCAAACCCTTGATGAAAAATCGAGCCAAACAATGGGCCAGAGCCCGCTAAGAAAATGAGCTCAAGTCCAAGCCCAACAAGTAAATGGGCCCAAGTCCAAGCCTAACAAGCAAATGAGTCCAATCCCATCTAAAGcccatgaaatttctctataaatagagactcTTGTCATTCATTTTGAGAGATCTTtggttgaaggaagaattgaaaCTCTGAAGTACTGAAGCTctaaagaattgaagattcaaacttctacaagctctcaagacgtgTAAGTTCGTATCAACCTCGAGATCAACAActtctgaaagattgaagacttggaagattaaactttcctTGGATTTCAGaagatcgaagttcaaatcgaCTTGCAACTACAACCCCCTGAAGATCGAATATCAAGAAGTTCTAAGatttaacttgtattcgagagaaagcatcaaatgagtaaatactagagattgtattcacaatattcatcaatatatcaaagtttaattccacgaaatacatttcttcGAAATCTCATGTGAACACCGAGCGTTGAACTCTCTGGTGTTGTCATGATGAATGTTGCACGAGGGTACTCTAATATCCGGACAACGGTTTAACTCTCTCTTTTGCAAaattgctctgataccatatcAAGTTGAGAGAGGTATGTGAAGagattcttttattaatttcactTACTTTATTTACGGCTTTTTATAATAGAACTTTGATACATGGAAGTTTAACTAACAACTGTTATTTACAAACATAATTCAACTAACAAACTGTTATAGCTACAAACTGTTACAACTAATTAAcagttttatttgttaataagAATGTATCATTGTGTTAAGTTAATTTATGAATATCTTCGTGTATTAATCTCTTTATATATGATGTTGTGAACTTCAATCAATAAGatccattttagttttcataaattaaacttattggTATTAcggtttttttcttgtttattttagattattttaaaataattcaaacccagctttgaaaaagaaatgagacattttcaaaatataacaaattaaactaaaatatttataaaatagagtcattttaaataaataataaagaagaagtATAGACATCTATTCATGTATATGTATCTATCAATCTAAAGTTATGCTATAATATGAGTGAATtcttagatttattttttttttaaaaaaatgcatttcaaatatagaaaaaaagaggagaatttacataaataaaagaaaatggaaaatatttatatcacaGGGATAATTTAGACTTGgttaaaatatatgtgtttttataaaaattgaaaaaaatatacgTATAGTTTTGGTTAAAtcatgttattttaaaaaaaggtttgtagttttcaaataaatttttttataaaattgggctgcaaattcaaatatttaatcatAAAAGCTATGGTAAGAAGTTGTAAAAAAGatagcaaaattaaaataattaaaataaaattggtaaTCAAATGTTGAATGTTCTCCTTATCATTCTCCTTCCAACTCAATCTTGAACTTCCATaatccataaaaaatttgaatacttCAATTATCAATACTAAAATATTCAGAAATCTGAAAGCTTTGTGTTTCCTTCAAGAcctatatattttgtattaaaaacattaattaatttatggtttaaaatattttcagagAAAACAAATTCCTTTCACAACCCTTATGATTTATGGAAGATAAGAATATTTAACcaaattgttttttgttaCCATATCTACacaattacataattaaacaTTTCCTTGTAAACTATATATcacaatttgaaaaactagCCGTTATCTGTTGTCAATCAAAAATACAACTCTTCATATTTCAccataaaatgtatatatacacaaaagaTTTGGAGAATCTTCATCCaaatcttcttctctcttacTTTCTTCCAAAATCTTGATCTtgtcaaataatatatattcaatttggATTTTTAGTATGATTTCTGGTCGTTGTGCAGCTTGTAAGTATTTAAGAAGAAGATGCCCTTCCGATTGtattttttcccctttctttccttccaaTAATCCTCAAAGATTCACCATTGTTCATCGAATTTATGGTGCTAGTAATGTTGCTAAATTCCTCCATGTAAGTTTATAATATACTTCATTTTCCACCTaccatttttaattctatatCATATCTCTTATTTCCATTCTTCCCCATGCTTTTTACTTAccatttaattcataaacCCATCTCTTAGTTATCTATCTATTTCTTAGTATAGTATATATTGAGAGAATTAacactctttttttctttttcttttttgctaaTTTAATCAGCAACTTCCTACACATTTAAGAGCAGAAGCAGCagaaactttaatttttgagGCAAAATGCAGAATTGAAGATCCAGTTTATGGATGTGTAGGGATTATTTCCCAATTACAACATGAATTACACGTGGCAGAAACCCAGTTGGCCAAAACTCGGGCTGAGATTGCTTGTGTGGCTTCCAATGTCCAAGAACAGCCTCAACCCCAAGATTTTGCATTTGAGCCCATCCAAGGCCCAAATTCTGTTGGGTTCTCTCAAATTGGGCTTTCCACTCCGGCCCATTGTTTTAATTCCaccttttttctaaattcataACACGTTGTAAACATGACttctacaaaaagaaaatgtcccttttcctttcattttcactttcacttttttcttttaacttttttatatattgatttttttaaataaaaaaaagttggttcacattttttatttgtatttttcaatcttttatttcataattctAAACCATCGTTATCCATGACCAAATTCTTGTGGTCtcctttcttcattttggtCTTATTTTAGTTTACGGATGAAAATTCATCCTACTTTTCTCCTAACACAAAAGCAAGTTAAGAGTGGAAcaaacttttccttttctcaaaagaaagaaaaagagtccCAAATAGCTTAATCATCATGAATTTTTGCACGTACGTGACCAATTAGCAACATAAAAATATTCCAGTTGTCAGCTAATTAGTGTATACTCATATCTTTAAGAttcaaagtttaaacttttatacCTCCACACGTGTGAAACTAAAGAAAAGTGTAGggtaatattaaaaattagtaCAAGTTATATAGATGTATATGTAAGTTTAtgacaaatacaaaacttaagttaatagataaaaacaaatttaacataatatataataatttatttgatttgtaagTTGATCTAGTGTTGAGTACAAAacattagtttaattaaataggtGTAAGAGGACATGAATTCAAGTTGTGATTTAATAGCCTAAAAGTTTGATTGACATTGAAGTGTGGAGAAGAGATATAgtggaaaaatgaaatttgtagGTCATAGATGCAAAGCTACCAAATCCCAAAACGAAGCTAAGGGATTGATCTAAATGTATCCACATGttatcactacaagaaaatcaacTAGATTTTGGTCGGCAGTTTAGTGTCGGAAAGAGAgctgattcttcttcttcttcttcttcttttttctttctttctttctttcttattaaataaaaaacagtaTGGATAGATAAAGACATGATAACAAAGATTAGATATCATGGTGAcacatcaaaagaaaacataagaaCAAATACTCAATATGAAATAGACACGTGGTGGGGTGGTAAATCCCTTATCTCCCTTTTAAGTACAAAACCCAAATGGGAAAACAACCTTTTAAAGTGTGGCGCAATAAacgaaaggaaaaagaaaaaaaacaaaaaggaaacgaaataataaaagtcaaaagaaaagaattagaagaccaacattctttttttgattatttgaggatatatatcaaataataaaaggagGAGGAAGATTGGTTCAAATCTCTCTTTGCGACTCAAAAACCTTTAACAATCCCCCATCTTACAAAAATAACCCAAATACTTCCTTTTTACACCACATTTGTCCACATCTAcactttcaaaacaaaattactctTATCccaatctttcttttttcttttttcttcttttccctttttccttttctttcttcctatcatatcatatcatatcatatatatttctatctaCTTTCATTGTGTGAATTaaggattttaatttaaatattattggggtttctttctcatttctaACATTCCCACCTTAGCTACCAACTTTAGGAGGTGATTGGTGTAGGGgtttaacattaaaaaaaaaaaaacttgccTTTCTCTTTGCTTTGCCCAAATGGTTACAATAACTAAAAGGAAATTTCTGGTTATTGTAGTTAGAGGGAGGGGTTGGTGTTTCTGTtataatctttcttttaaggaGAGATTAAAGGCATAAATGGATTGATtgcaaattaaagaatgaCAAATGATTCTGGCTAGCTATGTGGTATTGCTTTTGGAGTACTCTACTTAACAATATCTCTTACCaaggattttaattttttgtatttttgtatttttaaccacctctctctctctctcaaacaAAGAATCTACCATATCTATACCTTACTCTCAAATTATCACTATATATGTCATTCATCCCCTCTCTTTATCCCTTTATTTGAAACAATATTATGCCTTTCTGCAGGGGCTAGTAATCTTATTAGGATATTAGAAGTGTTATAATATTTGATGTATTACGATGTCAAATGTATTATTAATATGTATTGTTTATTTGGCATGGGTCATTAGATCTGTCACTCCCACTTTTGATCGTCtccattttaatttctctataTTCAATGCACTTGTCGTACGAGCAAGCTTTTACTAAGATTCAAAAGGTAATTTGATTACAAACAATAGAATAAGTTTTCTTCTCGTACTCTCTATATCACTAATGATCAGTGTGGCTCTATTGTTACaacttattttgtttcaatcgAATCAAGAACTtcatagttttgttttctaccatcaatataatttatattctcAACATAACATTTTTGTCCCATCACTCTTTTACTATACACtctaaacaatattttctttcaaagcatgtcaatttaagaaatagaGGCTTTCCTTCCATAACCGAACATTGTTGATATAAGGTATTAATCACCAAAAAATTCTCCCCCTCTTTAGCTTTATCATAACCTTCTATAAAGTACTAAAATTAAGTTGACACACcttttatctactttttacGAAGTACttgaaagaatataaattaCTCTCACTTCAAAGTTTGagagtatatattttttttaaatgatacgGTGGGTCAATAGATGCATCCAAGCATCCCCATTAGGTGGACACCATTTTAGCAACCTCATCATACCcaatatatttattcattaaagCGCATGGGTATAAAAAGTCTGGAGGGCTAGAGATAAGCCCATACATTTATAACAAAGCATTGATATTTAGAGATATAACAAAAGGTgagtaattaacaaaaaaaaaaaacttgctcTTTGAAGTCCATAGACCTGTGTAGTTGCATATATCTTTCCATAACTTGATAAGGCTTTGACAACAATTGTTGAAgattcttttgtttctctccAACCAAATAACCCATAGAACAGCAACCACAATATTGAATCGAAcaacacctttttttttttttgtacttgGGTTGTTGGGAAGGTTGTTTTGAGGAGCTGTAATGCTTTGTAATCCTTGTATAATGCCAGTCTTGTTCCACAGATATTGAGTTGTAGGACACTATTAGAAAAGATGATCGATAGATTCATGATCTGATTACATAGAACACACCAGTTTGGGCTTTAGCACATTGCTTTGAGTGTTTTCTGAATCAAATCCGAGGACAACACATCATTATGCAGCAAGGTCTATAAGAaaactttacattttttaggATTTTGGATTTTCATAAATGCCTGTAAAGTGTTGTTTCTATGGTTGTTAGTTTGAAGGGGAGGATGACATCTTTAACAAACATGGTAGAGAAAGCACCATGATTGTTCAACTTTTATTCAGGCTTGTCTATACCTATGTAGCTAGATATACTAGAAAAAGATGTTTTTATTGAACCACAATCATTGTTTTTCCTATCGTCTAAAGGTCTTCTAGGCTTGATATCTCATACACCAATATCCTTATTCCATGCATCTGCAATTGTTCCATTCTTGATCATGGAGAGAGCAAAGAGTCTAGGAGCCTTGATTTTCAGTGGTATTTCGAAATTCCAAATGTCATGCCAAAAAGCTGTGTATTTACCATCATTCACTTTCCATTTCATGTTATTGTTATACCACTCAATGCCCTTACATATGGATCTCCAAGGAACATTTGTACGGctgtattttcctttttgtggAATATCTCACAGTGAATTGGTAGCATATCTCCCAGTAGATTTTGGCTCACACTGGTACCTCCATAGTCATTTGGTTAGCAATGCGAAATTCGTGTCTGAAATGGAAGTAATGCGAAGTCCACCTTTGTCTCTTGAATTGATTACAATGGTCCATTTAATCagaatcaacatttttttatgttt of the Cucumis sativus cultivar 9930 chromosome 3, Cucumber_9930_V3, whole genome shotgun sequence genome contains:
- the LOC101216878 gene encoding LOB domain-containing protein 24, whose protein sequence is MISGRCAACKYLRRRCPSDCIFSPFFPSNNPQRFTIVHRIYGASNVAKFLHQLPTHLRAEAAETLIFEAKCRIEDPVYGCVGIISQLQHELHVAETQLAKTRAEIACVASNVQEQPQPQDFAFEPIQGPNSVGFSQIGLSTPAHCFNSTFFLNS